From Fusobacterium varium:
TGCTTTTTCAGCAATGAAATCGTCTAAATGATTTATGCTGGTTATTTTTGGAGTAGTATATTCACAAAGTTCCATATTATCATAACCAATTATTGAAACTTTTTGAGGAACTTCAATTCCATGTTTTGATAAAGCTCTCATAGCACCCAAGGCTATATAATCATTTCCAGCAAAAATAGCAGTATAATCAAACTTCTTATTTTTTTTAATATACTCATCTATGATTTTATATGAACTTTCTTGAGTAAATTTTCCAGATATTATTTTTTGCTTTTCTATATTGTTGTCTTTTAAGCACTTTAGATAACCTCTGGCCCTTTTAATTGAAGTTTTTCTTTTTATTTCTCCTGTCAGATGTAAAATATTTTTATGCCCATTTTCAATTAGATATTGAGTAGCCTTATATCCACCTTCAAAATGATTAGGATTAATTGCAGAAACAGTCTGATTAGCTACATTTTTTTCATAGTCTAAAAGAACTATCTTATTTTTAGAATTTATAAGGTTTTCTATTTCTCTAAATTTTTTCCCCCCAGAAATAACAAGAGCACCATCTATAATTCCATTGGCAAATATTTTTTCCCATGTAGTTCCCTTTTTATTAATATATGAAACTAGTACTAAATAACCTAAATTTTCTGCTGCATCAATAATTTTTGATATTAATTCTGAATAGTAT
This genomic window contains:
- a CDS encoding putative transcriptional repressor translates to MKKINSKIIAQLAGVSRSTVSRVINNYPDISPETKEKVLKVIEENGYYPNLSAQKLAGKKSGIIGLFVYTGKSSTNEKNYKKISESLYYSELISKIIDAAENLGYLVLVSYINKKGTTWEKIFANGIIDGALVISGGKKFREIENLINSKNKIVLLDYEKNVANQTVSAINPNHFEGGYKATQYLIENGHKNILHLTGEIKRKTSIKRARGYLKCLKDNNIEKQKIISGKFTQESSYKIIDEYIKKNKKFDYTAIFAGNDYIALGAMRALSKHGIEVPQKVSIIGYDNMELCEYTTPKITSINHLDDFIAEKALIKLMNILKGEQGVVENTEIRVIERGSVLNIKTK